The stretch of DNA CTTGGACCCGACTGTGGGATCCACAGCAGGAGCAGCTATGTCCCCAAGGGCCACCAGGGACTTCTGAGAGGCCCCCGGCCACTCACCTGGCCTCTGAGGATGTGGGTTGAAGTGGGAAGCTGCTGGGGTAGCCCAGGACCACGTCCCTTGCGCTCTGTCCACCCCTGTGCCGTCGATGAGTCCTTTTAGGAAAGGGGGCGAGGGAAGAGTAGCAGCCAGGAAACAGGCCAGCCCTGTGCTCACCCTCCTCTGCTGAGTGCTCTTGAGGCAGCCTCTGTGCTCTCCAGCCTGGGCAGGGCCCCCCCCAGACCCACCAGTAAGGACCAAAGCATGCCATCTTCCCCCATTGGCCCACGGTGGCCTTGCCTGTGCCTTGGCTTTGGGCCCCGATCTGTCCTCTGCTCTGATTCCCCAGACTATAACTGTGGCGGGATTGCCCCCAAGGGCCAGTCTCTGGGGCCTGGGATGGTCAGggctggcttcctggaggagaagcaggggcCTGCTCTGCCTGGGTAGGGGTGCCAGCCCCCTCCCACCCAAATGGCCACAGTCCACCTGAGTGTCAGCGTGCAGGCCCCAGGGGTGCCACACTGTCACGGGGCAGGTCGGAGGACTCAGGGCTTCAAGAGGTGCCGCTCTTTGTTTTTGCCAACTGCGCTCGCCTGCTCCGCCAGCCAAGTGGCATGTCAGGGTGGGGGGGGCTATTTCCCGGCcagtgatgccaccaacttctgTGGAAATTCTAGGGGCTGTGTCCTCAAGGGCCCTTTATTTCCCCAAGACAGCAGATCGCTTGTGCCCTGGACAATGCTGTTCTCATTCCTACCCTGCACATGGGGCCAGCTTGGCTGCTGCCGCCCTGGGCACCTCTCTCCACGGGCCAGTCCGAGCAGCCGGGCCTTCCTGCCGCTCagctgggcaggggctgggggctctcCTCCTGCTCTGGCATCCACTTTCTCACTGGGTGATCCTGGGCCGGGAACTTGGTCACTCTGGGTTGAGTGTCCCCCGGCTGTATAAGGGGAAGGATAATTGGAACATTTGCCCCTGGGCTGGGCCTGAGAACAGTCACAAAGCCTTTAGGGCTGGGCCTGGCCCTGAAGTGCCGAGGAGATTGGTGGCTAGGCCAGAGCGGAGTTGATGGGGCCAaggctgggaagggaaggagggggtagGGATGGCACGGGGGCTTCTCTCCTGTTCCGTGTCCAAGGGCATACGAATTGTGAGCCAGCCTCCCCGGCCTTGGCCAGCCCTCCGAGGCCACCTGGGAAGGAGGTGAGAGGTTGTGGGTGTGGGTGGTGGGCCCCACAGTATGGTCTAGAGCCACAGGCCCATGTCCGTCTCcacctctttcctcctttctctgaggTCAGCTCCCAGTCTTCCGTCGGGCATGAGACAACACCGGAGGCCAGGCCACGAGGGGttagtggggagaggagaggcctggcttgaggggttttgaaggatgagcaGGAGTTTGCCAGCTACTCCGAGGGTCAGGATGCCCCGGACAGTGCGAGAGAAGGAGGCTGGACCCAGAGCCCTGAGCTCGGCCCCAGACGCAGGAGTTGTGGGTTCAAATGCTGACAGACCACTTTTCCAGCCCGGTGGCCCTGGGCAAGTCCCTGTCTGGTGAGCAGGGTTGGGAGGTAGAGTGGGCCTACAAATAGGCACGGCATTGTCCTGCTGCCTGACTTGTAGGGTTACGAGAGACTCGTGGGAGTTGGTGCACGTCAGGGGCTTTCACTGGACAGACTCATTAAGCATTCTGCTCGTTCTTAGTATTCTTGGCTCTAAAGCAGCCCGCCCAGAGAGGCTGCcttgcctgccccccacctcccctatgGCCTGAGGATGGTAACCTGGGCATCTTCCAGGTGTGGAaggaggtggggctgggagaCTACACAAGCCACTTTGGGTTTCTTTGTCCAACAGACAGCGATCGGGTGCTCTCTGGGTGCTGGGCACTGCACCAGGTCCTGGGGGCACAGCAGGGACTCGGATTGCCTGAGATGCCCACCCCTGTGGCCGAATAGGCTGGGGAGAGCGtgagagggttgggggaggggggagctgtggaggaaaggcaggtggggaggggtgaaGGCTTTTAAGAGGATGACAGTGAGGGCCTGCCTCCCCGACCCACTGGGTGCCATCTGAGGGACCCCACCGAGGAGGTGGGGGCAGATACCAGGCACGTACCTGGGGGAAGAAAGGTATAGGCGAGCGCAGGGCGCCTCCGTGTATCTCAGAGTCCCAGCAAGGAGGCCCCTGTGGCTGCAGAAGAGTGGgcgagggggagagaggggggaggggagggcggggtGGGCGAGGGGCAGGTAGTGCAAGGCCCTTTGGACCTGGGGAGGATTTGGACTTTTACCTCTGGGAGGTGGGAGCCCCCGAGGGCTGTGGGCACCTGCGCCCTCTGGCGGCCTCCAGGAAAACAGCTTGGTGGTTGGCTGTGAGAATCAATGCAAGGACGCGGGGGCGCGCGcaggtggggtgggctggggtgggcgCAGGAACGTGGTCAGAAGCTGTGGGAATTTGGCCTTTCACGCACACAACTTTCCATCGAGGAAATACTTGGGTGTGGGTGACCAAGCCTACATCCCCCATGGCTTTCCACTGGACAGACCCACCTTTGGGTGTCAGAGCCCAAGGTCTACACGTGGAGGGGGTCCATGTGGTTTCCACCTGGAGTGTCTGGTCAGACGGCCCTGTGTTGTTTCTTATACACGGCACACATACCCATGCGTGCATGTGCGGCTCACACTGTGCATACACAGACGTGAGACTCCAGCGTGCCCTGGGTCTAAGGACAGCCTCTTGGGCTCACACCCCTCCTGGACCATCTCATGTGACCCTACCACAGAGCCTGGGGCGTCTTGGCCCCTAGAGGTGTTGCTTCTCTGGCTGGGGTAGGAAACTTAATGAAGAGAGGGATACAGGGATAGATGGGAGGGACCTGCTCCACCCTGCCCAGGAGGACTCGGCGAGGGGGTGAGGCTTCTCATTTCCTGTGGCTTAGAACTCCAGTGGCAGACCCTTGTAGGTAAGAACCTAGCAAtaacccccacacccacccccgccacctgcctTAGCATGCTAGATGCTAGTGGAGTTCTGCTTCTGCCTTTTCTCCTCAAGTCCCCCTCTTGCAGAAAAggcagcccagagaggttaagtgactcacCCAAGGTTGCCCAGCCCCGGGGATTTTTGGCCACCAGGCTGCAGGGGAGGTTCAGGGGTTAATGGATCCCCACTCTGTACCCGCTGGGATAACTGGGTCCATACGCCCTTGGGGCAGCCCTGCTCTGAAGGACCTGAGACAGCAGAGGTGTTGCGCTGTCCATGGTTTCTGGAAGTCCAAAGCCTCTGTTTGCTTCTGCACCACAGGAAATACGGTGCCTTGGGCTCCAGGACGGCTCCAACTGCTCTGATGTTGGCTTTCCCAGTTTGTGCAGCGCCCAGGGGGTCACTGACGGTCCTGCAGGTGGATGTGGGTGGTGTATGGGTCTTGGCTCAGGGTAGCTGGCCTGCAGAGTCtcacctctctccttcctgcccccaaaGTGGTGCTCATTGGGGACTCGGGCGTGGGGAAGAGCAACCTGCTATCACGCTTCACCCGCAACGAGTTCAACCTGGAGAGCAAGAGCACCATTGGCGTGGAGTTTGCCACCCGCAGCATCCAGGTGGACGGCAAGACCATCAAGGCGCAGATCTGGGACACCGCTGGCCAGGAGCGCTACCGGGCCATCACCTCCGCGTGAGTGACAGGGCCGGGGCAGTATAGGAAGCCATGGGTGTGGGGCCATTGAGCCCTGAAGGATGGGTAGGAGTTTGGcagaagaaagggagagcacgggacgcctgggtggctcagttggttaagcagctgccttcggctcaggtcatgatcccagcgtcctgggatcaagtcccacatcgggctccttgctcagcagggagcctgcttctccctctgcctctgcctgccattctgtctgcctgtggtcgctctctccccctctctctgataaataaaaaaaaaaaaaaaagaaagggagagcacacctctgagagtgggggagggcccagggggagggacaagaCCTCCAGGAGCTATGGGACTGTCGGGAAGACCAGTGTCCAGTCCTGGCCACACTGTGACCTTAGGGTAGGCATGTCCTATGGTCCCTCTGAGCTCTGGAGTCCCTTGAGGCACTGTGGTTTCACCGGATGCTGGCTGtaccctctgcccgccccccagccctgcctgctcgCTTGCCCTGCCTGTCTGCTCCCAGCTTCCCTCTGTGCTTCAGTTCAGACCCTCTCTGCCCTCATCCCGTCCTCCCGCAGAGGCCTGGCATCCCTTGCCTCCCTGTGGTCCCCTGCTACCAGCACCCACTGGGGCTGCCTCTTCCTAGACACCCCCCCAGCATCCTGCCATTTCCTGTTGGTCACGTGTGCCCTCGGGACGCCACTGAGGCCTGGTCACCTTCTCAAGTCCCTAATCCCGTGGAATGGCTCGGTGTCCGTCAGTCTCCTTGGTGGTCCAACCGGCCAAGTCACGGTGGGCCACTGTGCCTCGGGCAGGCTCTgtgcctccctgccccaggcacGGGGGCCAAGGGGCTGCCGCACACAGAGCCTGGGAGGCCCCTGGCTCACATGCTGTCCCCCGCAGGTACTATCGCGGCGCAGTGGGCGCGCTGCTGGTGTACGACATCGCCAAGCACCTGACCTACGAGAACGTGGAGCGCTGGCTGAAGGAGCTGCGGGACCACGCTGACAGCAACATCGTCATCATGCTCGTGGGCAACAAGAGTGACCTTCGCCACCTGCGGGCCGTGCCCACCGACGAGGCTCGTGCCTTTGCAGGTGAGGCGCGAAGGGGCCAGAACAGGTGTGGCTGGGGCGCAGCACGGGTGTCACTCTGGGACGCCTGCCCGGGACCTCCCCTGGGGGCCACATTCCTAAAAGTGGGACTGTGACTGAGGCATCAGAGAAGCATCTGGAAAGCAGGCAGCTCACCCCTGCCCCAGTCCGCTGCCATCTTCACTGTGTCCCTGGCCTCAGCCAGCGTCCCCTTCCTGAGGGGTGGGCGTCTCTGTCCTATCTCTTTGGCCCCCACCATTCAGTTCTTGGGCCAGGCAAGCCCCACCGCGAACCTGGGCAATATTCTTTTTGTTCCAGAAAAGAACAACTTGTCTTTCATTGAGACCTCAGCATTGGATTCCACCAACGTGGAGGAAGCTTTCAAGAACATCCTCACAGGTGGTCACAGGGTTAGGTTGGGGTCACAGTTACCCCAGCATGCCCCCTGTGTGTGGGCCCGGGGAGGACACCCCAGCCCCGGTTGCCCGCTCCAGAGCATAGCCCCTGCCTGAAGCTTTAGTCTCGAAAGCCACAAGCCGGTCTGGACAGACCGGACAGACATGGCGCGCTTCATGGGATCAGGGCAGATCCTGAGGACATAGAGACACTCTCCACGCTGCCGTGGGGCCCTCTGCTGTGGCCCCACTGGAGAACAGCCCGCTGGGTCAGCCACAGAGGCACGGGGCCCTTGGGGGTTTATTCTGAGGAGGAGGGGCCTCTGATCTTACTGGAGAACAGGCCAGGCTTGAaggggggcgggcggggcgggacCTCCCTGACCAGACACCGCCCGCCCTTGCTGGGCACCCAGCCAGCATCGGGCCCAGCCCCTGCCACCATTTCCCCCCACCCCGATGTGATGGGGGTGCCCCACAGGGTAAAGGGGGGGGGTCCTTTGAGAGGGGGTCTTGGGCTCCGCCCAGGGGGATTATGCTCCCTGGAGGCCAGATGGGTCACCCCGCATTCCCCCACCTGCAGAGATCTACCGCATCGTGTCTCAGAAGCAGATCGCGGACCGCGCAGCCCACGACGAGTCCCCCGGCAACAACGTGGTGGACATCAGCGTGCCGCCCACCACTGACGGACAGAAACCCAGCAAGCTGCAGTGTTGCCAGAACCTGTGAGCGCCCTGCGCCCCCGCCCGAGCGGCCTGCGCGTCCTCATCCTCCGCCCGCCCTGCCCCGCGCTGCGCTCCCCGGCCCCGCCCTCTCCGTCCCTCCGTGACCGTGACCGGCTCCTGCCTTCACATCCAGCTCCGCATGGCTGGCGGGGGCCCAGGAAGAACAGGAGTTGAGTGGCACCTGCTCTCCTGCTCGAGGAAAGCCAGACGCCCGGGTCGCCACGCCTGCTTTTCTGGGGTCCCGGCGTGCATCTTGGCGGGCCAGGGAGGGTAGCAGCCTAGAAGGGCCGGTCAGAGGCAAGGAGGAGGGGCGCGCCAAGCGGGCTTCTCCAGTTTTCCACGGCAGACTCCAGGGAGCaattgcctccctccctctgtggccAGTTGGCCCCACCGGTCCCCCGATCCCCATCCAGAACCCCCTTCCGAGCTGATGCTCGAAGAGCAAGGCGCCAGGGGGCCGGGACAGGCGGACACTCTTGGCTCCCGGCCCCCCTGCTCCCCCACGCACAGCCAGCACCGGCACACGCCTTCGACCTCTCCCGTGCGTGCGCGACTCCAGCTCCTGCCTGTAGATTTATGCTGGGGGAAGACCCttctcccccctctttttttgcACGCAGCGCGctctccagcccctccctgtgcccctctctgTCTTGTCTCCCGTCTGGTCAGGAACCCGTTTGCAAGTGAAGCAATATCTCCGTGTTTTGTATATACAACCGCTCTTGTAGCctttggtttttttgttattgtagaGAAACACAGATTCTTTATACACTTTGTAAGATGGACGCCAAACCCCAGCTCTGGATCTCTTATTCTCCCGGTAGCCCCCGCACTGTTGCCCTGATGCCTCGTTTCTCCCGCCCGTTACTAAAATGTATAATCCGACTTCCTGTACAGAAACCTGCCGCTGCGCCTTTGTCTTCATTCTCTCCGCCAGGCGCCACGCCTGGGCCCCCTGCTCCCCGAGGCACACGTCCTGCTGCGGGCTGCAGCCACCTGGCTCAGCCCCGCAGGGAGCTAGAAGACCAGGTCCAAGCACCACCCGGGACGGCGCGGAGGCCCATGAGCTGGGCGCAGGGCCCTTGGcctgcgggggaggggtgggtacCCTCTCCTAGCTGACCCTGTGGCTGGGGGATGTATTCAACTTCTTCCCAGAGATGACGGTGCCCCTTGGCGGGA from Neovison vison isolate M4711 chromosome 6, ASM_NN_V1, whole genome shotgun sequence encodes:
- the RAB11B gene encoding ras-related protein Rab-11B, with translation MGTRDDEYDYLFKVVLIGDSGVGKSNLLSRFTRNEFNLESKSTIGVEFATRSIQVDGKTIKAQIWDTAGQERYRAITSAYYRGAVGALLVYDIAKHLTYENVERWLKELRDHADSNIVIMLVGNKSDLRHLRAVPTDEARAFAEKNNLSFIETSALDSTNVEEAFKNILTEIYRIVSQKQIADRAAHDESPGNNVVDISVPPTTDGQKPSKLQCCQNL